The nucleotide sequence TTGATGTATATTTTATATTGAAGAATAAGTTGGTTTTGGATAAGTCTGCCAAACAAGAAGCGCTGAGATTAAAGCAAGAGATTGAGAGAGTTGGAGAAGGTAATGTTCCGCCTGAAGTCCTTGATAGATGGACAAGTGAAAAGAAGGAAATACAGGTTGCCCTTGATCAAATCATTGCTGCCAATGAAATTGGAGCTGAAAGAGATGGGTTTATTCACCTCTCGGAAGCTTTTATTGCTGTTTTGGAAGATTTTGGGACTACACGAGATGTAATCTATAAAAGTTATTGTCCTATGGCAAAAAATGATCAAGGTGCATTTTGGTTAAGTGAAGTAGCATCCATTAAAAACCCTTACTTTGGCTCAGCGATGTTGAGCTGTGGGGAAGTAAAAGGAGAATATCGAAAATCAAATAATTAACAGAAGCATTTATTATAATAACATCATCATAAACGATTAGTCATGAAAAAGAAATCAGTATTAGGATTAAGTTTGGCCATATCCATGATATTGGCAGTGAGCTGTAGTGAGGGTAAAAAAACGGAAGATCACGGACATGAACATGCTGAAAGTATGGAGATGGATCATCATCAGCCTGCTGTGGTAAAAGCCTCATTTGATAAAGAAGGTTTGGCAGAGACTTTTGATGCCTATATTAAAGTAAAGACGGCCTTGGTGGAAGGAGATGTCAAAGCAGCCAGTAAACATGCGCAGGAGTTGTCAGCAGTCAGTGAAGGTCATTCAGATTTGGTTGCATCAGCTAAAATAATTAGTGGATCAGCTGATCTTGAGCAGCAGAGAGAGGCTTTTGAAAAGCTGTCAGCTGCTGTTGAAGGAGTGATAGTGGGGCA is from Echinicola marina and encodes:
- a CDS encoding DUF3347 domain-containing protein, which codes for MKKKSVLGLSLAISMILAVSCSEGKKTEDHGHEHAESMEMDHHQPAVVKASFDKEGLAETFDAYIKVKTALVEGDVKAASKHAQELSAVSEGHSDLVASAKIISGSADLEQQREAFEKLSAAVEGVIVGHVSSGKVYKQYCPMAFNNKGGYWLSDVKEIRNPYFGDKMLKCGRVEKEMGAL